A window from Azoarcus sp. DD4 encodes these proteins:
- a CDS encoding 2-hydroxymuconic semialdehyde dehydrogenase: MKQIHNFINGEFVATAKTFDKYSPLDNQRIALVHEAGKIEVDAAVAAAQAALKGPWGKMTVAERVDLLNAVADGINRRFDDFLAAECADTGKPKSLASHIDIPRGAANFKIFADVIKSVPTEFFEMATPDGRGALNYALRRPVGVVGVICPWNLPLLLMTWKVGPALACGNTVVVKPSEETPQTATLLGEVMNEVGMPKGVYNVVHGFGPGSAGEFVTTHPKVNAITFTGETRTGAAIMKAAADGARPVSLEMGGKNPAIVFADCDFDAAIEGTMRSVFANCGQVCLGTERVYVERPIFDRFVAALKQGAEGLKLGRPEDASTGMGPLISQEHKNKVLSYYNKAKELGATVVTGGGVPQMPGELANGAWVQPTIWTGLDDNSPIAREEIFGPCTLIQPFDAEDEVIRRANDTDYGLACSVWTKDLARAHRVAGQIEAGLVWVNSWFLRDLRTPFGGAKQSGIGREGGVHSLEFYTEQKNICIKL, translated from the coding sequence ATGAAACAGATCCACAACTTCATCAACGGCGAATTCGTCGCCACCGCGAAGACTTTCGACAAGTACTCGCCGCTAGATAACCAGCGCATCGCGCTGGTGCACGAGGCGGGCAAGATCGAGGTCGATGCCGCGGTCGCTGCCGCCCAGGCCGCGCTCAAAGGGCCGTGGGGCAAGATGACGGTGGCCGAGCGGGTCGATCTGCTCAATGCGGTGGCCGACGGCATCAACCGCCGCTTCGACGACTTCCTCGCCGCCGAATGCGCCGATACCGGCAAGCCGAAGAGCCTCGCCAGCCATATCGACATCCCGCGCGGCGCGGCCAACTTCAAGATCTTCGCCGACGTCATCAAGAGCGTGCCCACCGAGTTCTTCGAGATGGCCACGCCGGATGGCCGCGGTGCGCTCAACTACGCGCTGCGCCGCCCGGTCGGCGTGGTCGGCGTGATCTGCCCGTGGAATTTGCCGCTGCTGCTGATGACCTGGAAGGTGGGCCCGGCGCTGGCCTGCGGCAACACCGTGGTGGTCAAGCCCTCGGAAGAAACCCCGCAGACCGCGACCCTGCTCGGCGAGGTGATGAACGAGGTCGGCATGCCCAAGGGTGTGTACAACGTGGTGCACGGCTTCGGGCCGGGTTCGGCGGGCGAGTTCGTCACCACCCACCCCAAGGTCAACGCGATCACCTTCACCGGCGAAACCCGCACCGGCGCCGCGATCATGAAGGCCGCCGCCGACGGCGCCCGTCCGGTGTCGCTGGAGATGGGCGGCAAGAACCCGGCCATCGTGTTCGCCGACTGCGATTTCGACGCCGCCATCGAAGGCACCATGCGTTCGGTGTTCGCCAACTGCGGCCAGGTCTGCCTCGGCACCGAGCGGGTGTACGTCGAGCGGCCGATCTTCGACCGCTTCGTCGCGGCGCTGAAGCAGGGCGCCGAAGGCCTGAAACTCGGCCGCCCGGAAGACGCCAGCACCGGCATGGGCCCGCTGATCTCGCAGGAGCACAAGAACAAGGTGCTCTCCTACTACAACAAGGCCAAAGAACTCGGCGCCACCGTGGTTACCGGCGGCGGCGTGCCGCAGATGCCGGGCGAACTCGCCAACGGCGCCTGGGTGCAACCGACGATCTGGACCGGTCTCGACGACAACTCGCCGATCGCGCGCGAAGAAATCTTCGGCCCCTGCACGCTGATCCAGCCCTTCGATGCTGAGGACGAGGTGATCCGCCGCGCCAACGACACCGACTACGGCCTGGCCTGCTCGGTGTGGACCAAGGACCTGGCCCGCGCCCACCGCGTCGCCGGCCAGATCGAAGCCGGCTTGGTGTGGGTGAATTCCTGGTTCCTGCGCGACCTGCGCACCCCCTTCGGCGGCGCCAAGCAGTCCGGCATCGGCCGCGAGGGCGGGGTGCATTCGCTCGAGTTCTATACCGAGCAGAAGAACATCTGCATCAAGCTCTGA
- a CDS encoding heme-binding protein has product MKVVVNQPCIAWEAAHRAAEAAVRHAESLGVRINVGVTDATGNLMAFLRMPGAFPQSIQIAIDKAYTAGGFGFPTAQWMSVFGEDEGMKLGFSAQPRLIVFGGGLPLRVEGQLVGGIGVSGASAAQDAECARAGLRAIGADEIED; this is encoded by the coding sequence ATGAAAGTCGTCGTGAATCAGCCCTGCATCGCCTGGGAAGCCGCCCACCGTGCCGCCGAGGCGGCGGTGCGGCATGCGGAATCGCTCGGCGTGCGGATCAACGTCGGCGTCACCGACGCGACGGGCAATCTGATGGCCTTCCTGCGCATGCCGGGTGCCTTTCCGCAGTCCATCCAGATCGCCATCGACAAGGCCTACACCGCCGGCGGCTTCGGCTTTCCGACGGCGCAGTGGATGTCGGTGTTCGGCGAGGACGAGGGCATGAAGCTGGGCTTTTCGGCGCAGCCGCGCCTCATCGTGTTCGGCGGCGGTCTGCCGCTGCGGGTGGAGGGGCAACTGGTTGGCGGCATCGGGGTGTCGGGCGCTTCGGCCGCACAGGATGCCGAATGCGCGCGCGCCGGGCTGCGCGCCATCGGTGCCGACGAAATCGAAGATTGA
- the dmpE gene encoding 2-oxopent-4-enoate hydratase: MDKTLIERLGDELYQALVKREVLAPLTERHPDITIADAYRIQQRMNARRLEAGERVVGKKIGVTSKAVMNMLGVYQPDFGILTDGMLYNEGEAIAADTLIQPKAEGEIAFVLKKDLKGPGVTAADVLAATEGVMTCFEIVDSRIRDWKIKIQDTVADNASCGVFVLGDSLVDPRKVDLNTCGMILEKNGEIVATGAGAAALGAPANAVAWLANTLGSLDIPLKAGEVILSGSLAIMVPVKAGDNLRVTIGGIGGCSVRFV; encoded by the coding sequence ATGGACAAGACCTTGATCGAACGGCTCGGCGACGAGCTTTACCAGGCGCTGGTCAAGCGCGAAGTGCTGGCGCCGCTGACCGAACGCCATCCGGACATCACCATCGCCGACGCCTACCGCATCCAGCAGCGCATGAACGCGCGCCGGCTGGAAGCGGGCGAGCGGGTGGTGGGCAAGAAGATCGGCGTCACCTCCAAGGCGGTGATGAACATGCTGGGCGTCTATCAGCCCGACTTCGGCATCCTCACCGACGGCATGCTCTACAACGAGGGCGAGGCCATCGCCGCCGACACCCTGATCCAGCCCAAGGCCGAAGGCGAGATCGCCTTCGTGCTGAAGAAGGATCTGAAGGGCCCCGGCGTGACCGCTGCCGACGTGCTGGCCGCCACCGAAGGCGTGATGACCTGCTTCGAGATCGTCGATTCGCGCATCCGCGACTGGAAGATCAAGATCCAGGACACCGTCGCCGACAACGCCTCCTGCGGCGTCTTCGTGCTCGGCGACAGCCTGGTCGATCCGCGCAAGGTCGATCTCAACACCTGCGGCATGATCCTCGAGAAGAACGGCGAAATCGTCGCCACCGGTGCCGGCGCCGCGGCGCTGGGCGCGCCGGCCAACGCGGTCGCCTGGCTGGCCAACACGCTGGGCAGCCTCGACATTCCGCTGAAGGCGGGCGAAGTCATCCTGTCCGGTTCGCTTGCGATCATGGTGCCGGTGAAGGCCGGCGACAACCTGCGCGTCACCATCGGCGGCATCGGCGGCTGTTCGGTGCGCTTCGTCTGA
- a CDS encoding SDR family NAD(P)-dependent oxidoreductase, giving the protein MDFELSGKRALVTGSTAGIGYAIARRLAAEGAEVVVNGRDAGRVEAACARLRAELPAAKLRGIAADVATADGVAALLAACDDVDIVVNNLGIYAPCAFEDIGDAEWQHFFEANVMSGVRLARHYLPRMKARNWGRVVFISSESGLNPPGDMVHYGMTKSAQLSISRGLAETCAGTGVTVNAVLPGPTRTEGVADFFAKLAAEQGVAVETVEREFFNRDRPSSLLRRFIEPAEVANLVAYVCSPLSSATNGAALRVDGGVVRSIG; this is encoded by the coding sequence ATGGACTTTGAGCTTTCCGGCAAGCGCGCCCTGGTGACCGGCTCGACCGCCGGCATCGGCTACGCGATCGCCCGCCGGCTGGCGGCCGAAGGCGCCGAGGTGGTGGTCAACGGCCGCGATGCCGGCCGGGTGGAAGCCGCCTGCGCGCGCCTGCGCGCCGAGCTGCCGGCGGCGAAGCTGCGCGGCATCGCCGCCGATGTGGCCACCGCCGACGGTGTGGCAGCGCTGCTCGCAGCCTGCGACGACGTCGATATCGTAGTGAACAACCTCGGCATCTACGCTCCCTGCGCCTTCGAAGACATCGGCGACGCCGAATGGCAGCACTTCTTCGAGGCCAACGTGATGAGCGGCGTGCGCCTCGCCCGTCATTACCTGCCGCGCATGAAGGCACGCAACTGGGGCCGGGTGGTGTTCATCTCCAGCGAATCCGGCCTCAATCCGCCGGGCGACATGGTCCATTACGGCATGACCAAATCCGCCCAGCTGTCGATCTCGCGCGGGCTGGCCGAGACTTGCGCCGGCACCGGCGTCACGGTGAACGCGGTGCTGCCCGGTCCGACCCGCACCGAAGGCGTCGCCGACTTCTTCGCCAAGCTCGCCGCCGAGCAAGGCGTCGCGGTGGAGACGGTGGAGCGCGAGTTCTTCAACCGCGACCGTCCGAGTTCGCTGCTGCGCCGCTTCATCGAACCGGCCGAGGTCGCCAACCTCGTCGCCTACGTCTGCAGCCCGCTGTCTTCCGCCACCAACGGTGCCGCGCTGCGCGTCGATGGCGGCGTGGTGCGCAGCATCGGCTGA
- a CDS encoding catechol 2,3-dioxygenase yields MAMTDVLRPGHISLRVLNLEEGVNHYKNVLGLIETGRDSQGRVYFKTWDERDHNSLVIREADEAGIDFFGFKVASKASLEKLDGRLKEYGLTTERIPAGEMLETGERVRFLIPSGHYIELYAEKTDVGNGMSYVNPDPWTKDAERGIAPIRMDHCLLYGPDIEKVQDIFVNVLGFYLVEHVVMEDGKTDLAIWLSCSIKAHDIAFVRHPEPGKLHHISFLLDSWEKVLRAADIMSMNKVSIDIGPTRHGITRGTTIYAFDPSGNRFETFCGGYQSYPDWKPIKWTWEEVGTGIFYHDRALNERFLTVVS; encoded by the coding sequence ATGGCAATGACCGACGTACTGCGCCCCGGCCACATCTCGCTGCGCGTGCTCAACCTCGAAGAAGGTGTCAATCACTACAAGAACGTGCTCGGCCTGATCGAGACCGGCCGCGACAGCCAGGGCCGCGTCTATTTCAAGACCTGGGACGAACGTGACCACAACAGCCTGGTGATCCGCGAGGCGGATGAGGCCGGTATCGACTTCTTCGGCTTCAAGGTGGCAAGCAAGGCTTCGCTGGAAAAACTCGACGGCCGCCTGAAGGAGTACGGCCTCACCACCGAGCGCATCCCGGCCGGTGAAATGCTGGAAACCGGCGAGCGGGTGCGCTTCCTGATCCCGTCCGGCCACTACATCGAGCTCTACGCGGAGAAGACCGACGTCGGCAACGGCATGTCGTATGTGAACCCGGACCCCTGGACCAAGGACGCGGAGCGCGGCATCGCCCCGATCCGCATGGACCACTGCCTGCTCTACGGGCCGGACATCGAGAAGGTGCAGGACATCTTCGTCAACGTGCTCGGCTTCTACCTGGTGGAGCACGTGGTGATGGAAGACGGCAAGACCGACCTCGCGATCTGGCTGTCGTGCTCGATCAAGGCCCACGACATCGCTTTCGTGCGCCACCCGGAGCCGGGCAAGCTGCACCACATCTCCTTCCTGCTCGACAGCTGGGAGAAGGTGCTGCGCGCGGCCGACATCATGTCGATGAACAAGGTGTCGATCGACATCGGCCCCACCCGCCACGGCATCACCCGCGGTACCACCATCTATGCCTTCGATCCCTCGGGCAACCGCTTCGAGACCTTCTGCGGCGGCTACCAGAGCTATCCGGACTGGAAGCCCATCAAGTGGACCTGGGAAGAGGTGGGCACCGGCATCTTCTATCACGACCGCGCGCTCAACGAGCGCTTCCTGACAGTCGTGTCCTGA
- a CDS encoding FCD domain-containing protein: MINTAVAEAPDTQEPKTLVEAAYNRLRRDIIEGVHPPGEKLRVEHLKDQYEVGAGTLREALLLLVTDALVVAQGQRGFRVAPISVADFEDITRTRVLLETEALRQSIALGSDAWEADLVAAFHRLSRAEQKLADHDTGTTEEWELRNRAFHEALIAACPSRWIRHFQHILYQQSERYRRISLFRQPIARDIHAEHQAIFDATLARDATRATSILTEHILRTLDAVKRMPADFFTRPAQPR; encoded by the coding sequence ATGATCAACACCGCCGTCGCCGAAGCGCCCGACACCCAGGAACCCAAGACCCTGGTCGAAGCCGCCTACAACCGCTTGCGCCGCGACATCATCGAAGGCGTGCATCCGCCGGGCGAAAAGCTGCGCGTCGAGCATCTGAAGGACCAGTACGAGGTCGGTGCCGGCACCCTGCGCGAAGCCCTGCTGCTGCTGGTCACCGACGCGCTGGTGGTGGCCCAGGGCCAGCGTGGCTTTCGCGTGGCGCCGATCTCGGTTGCCGACTTCGAAGACATCACCCGCACCCGCGTACTGCTCGAAACCGAGGCGCTGCGCCAGTCGATCGCGCTCGGCAGCGATGCCTGGGAGGCGGATCTGGTAGCCGCCTTCCATCGCCTGTCGCGCGCGGAGCAAAAGCTCGCCGACCACGACACCGGCACCACCGAGGAATGGGAGCTGCGCAACCGGGCCTTTCACGAAGCCCTGATCGCCGCCTGCCCGTCGCGCTGGATCCGTCATTTTCAGCACATCCTCTACCAGCAGTCGGAGCGCTACCGCCGCATCAGCCTGTTCCGCCAGCCGATCGCGCGCGACATCCACGCCGAGCACCAGGCCATCTTCGACGCCACCCTGGCACGCGATGCGACCCGCGCCACCTCCATCCTCACCGAGCACATCCTGCGTACCCTCGACGCGGTGAAGCGCATGCCGGCCGATTTCTTCACCCGCCCGGCACAGCCACGCTGA